A single window of Elusimicrobiota bacterium DNA harbors:
- the uvrB_2 gene encoding UvrABC system protein B — protein MILRVRQKEFVEKSVKALLERGNTLGVAPTGSGKTIMLSAVVGQMLNGSGEKACVLGHRDEITAQNMAKFKKVNPHLDVSVVNASEKSWKGNAVFAMVQTLARKKNLDDIPSLKILVVDEAHHAHADTYKRIIAAARERNPLLHLFGVTATPNRGDGKTLRDVFDNCADQITLREMIAAGHLVVPRTFVIDLGVNEELSRVDMDGDEYDMDEVEEIMDTRPLTEEVIKHWKDKAGGRRSVVFCSTVKHAEHVTECFREAGVATELVTGKTPDQERECIFNRLDTGETQVLVNVAVATEGWDCPPVSCVVLLRPCSRKSTMIQMIGRGLRKVDPAIHPGVEKSDCVVLDFGISALKHGTIEQDINLRENKVAAPSEESAVAIIEPPTKVCPECHASIHKRMMECPFCGYAFMGIPGESINDFRMTEIDLLGRSSFQWCDINRDGTSLVATGFNAWAGVFLRDGLWRAVGGTSEEWPRVIYTGDRTACLASADDWMNANETEEAAHKSRRWLHYPPTAKQLSYLYQHQAMNTPMTRYEASCALSFYFNQNRINRVLRAADLRRAFQPALTTAGARA, from the coding sequence ATGATTCTTCGCGTTCGCCAAAAGGAATTCGTCGAGAAAAGCGTCAAGGCGCTTCTTGAGCGGGGCAACACGCTCGGTGTCGCCCCGACGGGTTCCGGTAAAACCATCATGCTTTCCGCGGTGGTCGGGCAAATGTTGAACGGGTCCGGCGAGAAAGCGTGCGTTTTGGGTCACCGCGACGAAATCACCGCGCAGAACATGGCCAAGTTCAAGAAAGTGAATCCGCATCTGGACGTGTCCGTGGTGAACGCGTCGGAAAAATCGTGGAAGGGCAACGCGGTGTTCGCAATGGTGCAAACGCTGGCGCGGAAAAAGAATCTGGACGACATTCCTTCGTTGAAAATCCTCGTTGTGGACGAGGCGCACCACGCCCACGCGGACACCTACAAACGGATCATCGCTGCGGCGCGGGAAAGAAATCCGCTTCTGCATCTTTTTGGCGTGACCGCCACGCCGAACAGAGGCGACGGGAAAACGCTTCGGGACGTGTTTGACAATTGCGCGGATCAAATCACGTTGAGAGAGATGATCGCCGCGGGGCACTTGGTCGTCCCGCGAACATTCGTCATCGATCTGGGCGTGAACGAAGAGCTGAGTCGCGTCGATATGGATGGCGACGAATATGACATGGACGAGGTCGAGGAGATCATGGATACGCGTCCGCTCACCGAAGAGGTGATTAAGCATTGGAAGGACAAGGCCGGTGGACGGCGGTCGGTGGTTTTCTGTTCGACGGTCAAACACGCGGAACATGTAACCGAATGCTTTCGCGAGGCTGGCGTCGCGACGGAGTTGGTGACCGGAAAGACGCCCGACCAAGAACGGGAATGTATCTTCAATCGCCTGGACACGGGAGAGACGCAGGTTCTTGTGAACGTCGCGGTGGCCACGGAAGGATGGGACTGTCCTCCGGTGTCGTGCGTGGTTCTCCTGCGGCCATGTTCCCGCAAGTCAACGATGATTCAAATGATCGGCCGGGGGTTAAGGAAAGTTGATCCGGCCATTCATCCGGGCGTAGAGAAATCGGACTGCGTCGTTTTGGATTTTGGGATCTCCGCTCTCAAGCACGGCACCATTGAACAGGACATCAACTTACGGGAGAACAAAGTCGCCGCACCCAGCGAAGAGAGTGCGGTCGCCATCATCGAACCGCCAACAAAGGTTTGCCCAGAATGTCACGCGTCGATCCACAAGCGCATGATGGAATGTCCGTTTTGTGGGTATGCGTTTATGGGGATACCGGGTGAGTCGATAAACGATTTTCGGATGACGGAGATTGATTTGCTGGGGCGTTCGTCGTTCCAATGGTGCGACATAAACCGTGACGGCACATCGCTTGTCGCGACCGGATTTAACGCGTGGGCGGGCGTTTTTCTGCGGGACGGGCTTTGGCGGGCGGTGGGCGGAACGAGCGAAGAGTGGCCCCGCGTCATTTACACCGGAGACCGCACGGCGTGTTTGGCATCGGCGGATGATTGGATGAATGCAAATGAAACGGAAGAAGCGGCGCACAAATCGCGCCGGTGGCTTCATTATCCGCCCACCGCAAAACAGCTCAGCTATCTTTATCAGCATCAGGCGATGAACACGCCAATGACGCGTTACGAGGCATCATGCGCGTTGAGCTTTTATTTCAATCAGAACCGGATCAACCGCGTGTTGCGGGCCGCCGATCTTCGGCGCGCGTTCCAACCAGCTCTCACGACCGCTGGGGCGCGCGCATGA
- the ppk gene encoding Polyphosphate kinase has product MNFQKNQHFTPAWRSFSEHLKNLGTSSHKELPLPLSKPGRLFNRELSWLEFNDRVLGEAANPTVPPLERLRFAAIVSSNLDEFFMVRVADVVRRAKQQRTHSHLANFSAQRLLTQIRDHVLRQKSQQAQVVRDLLQVLSNEGIRIYSEFPPDPELDQEIRERLPDLKFIIRRNSEPLPPLTSERIHVFVRFVNSNAIIAIEERSARLLSLNPAGTTLRYALLERWLAARASSLFPGQEVIEAFPFKIIRDADLRYRPDDDDSIEEQIIEAVQGRGRARVVRLEVDAPHYSEGALFLASSLRLDSAMLYRFDLPLDLRTLARLYTLDAYQTLKYPPITPQIPPIIEGRNIFDVIRARDVLLHHPYDSFDVIVEFLKSAARDPQVTHITHTMYRTSKESPIMEALKEGVRRGKKVTAYIEIKARFDELNNVRWAKELRQAGVKVIRPLAGYKVHCKMTQVVRHEDGQDVSYLHLGTGNYHPGTAKQYTDLGLLTCNPELGKEIKYYFQGMTARQTKMNFNVIMAAPGNLHHGFVKLIKAETEIQRNGGKGHIIAKMNSLVDPNIIEALYEASQAGVKIELLVRGICCLRPGIKGMSDNIKVVSVVDRFLEHSRVFYFRADGAKKIYLSSADWMPRNFYARYEVAFPIKDAILKKYIREVILANSLADNDRAWLLLPDGQYKRVTPSSSGKTVRSQFLFEDLARNRYKGTILQGRS; this is encoded by the coding sequence ATGAATTTCCAAAAAAACCAACATTTCACGCCGGCCTGGCGTTCTTTTTCAGAGCATTTAAAAAACTTGGGCACCTCTTCTCATAAAGAGTTGCCGTTGCCTCTCTCCAAACCGGGCCGACTGTTCAACCGGGAGCTCAGTTGGCTGGAATTCAATGATCGCGTTTTGGGCGAAGCGGCCAACCCCACGGTCCCGCCCTTGGAACGTCTGCGTTTTGCGGCGATTGTAAGCTCCAACTTAGACGAATTTTTTATGGTTCGTGTGGCCGATGTGGTGCGCCGAGCCAAACAACAACGCACCCATTCTCATTTGGCCAATTTTTCCGCTCAACGGTTGCTGACCCAAATTCGCGACCATGTGCTTCGTCAGAAAAGTCAACAAGCTCAAGTGGTCCGCGACTTGTTGCAAGTATTGTCCAATGAAGGAATCCGGATTTATTCCGAGTTTCCGCCGGACCCCGAACTTGATCAAGAAATTCGGGAAAGGTTGCCCGATTTAAAATTTATTATTCGGAGAAACAGCGAACCTTTGCCTCCCTTGACGAGCGAACGCATCCATGTGTTTGTCCGTTTTGTGAACTCGAACGCCATTATTGCCATCGAAGAACGAAGCGCCCGCCTTCTTTCTTTAAATCCCGCAGGAACCACGCTCCGATATGCGCTGTTGGAAAGATGGTTGGCCGCCAGAGCCAGCTCCCTTTTTCCCGGTCAAGAAGTCATTGAGGCTTTCCCTTTTAAAATTATTCGCGACGCCGACCTGCGTTATCGACCCGACGATGACGACTCCATCGAAGAACAAATCATCGAAGCGGTTCAAGGCCGAGGCCGGGCCCGCGTCGTTCGACTGGAGGTCGACGCGCCTCATTACTCTGAAGGGGCTTTGTTTCTCGCCTCCTCACTCAGACTTGATTCGGCCATGCTTTACCGGTTCGACCTGCCCTTGGATTTAAGAACGTTGGCCCGGCTTTACACTTTGGACGCGTATCAGACGCTAAAATATCCGCCCATCACGCCCCAAATTCCCCCTATCATTGAGGGAAGAAATATTTTCGACGTCATTCGCGCCCGAGACGTTTTGCTACACCACCCGTACGATTCGTTTGATGTCATAGTCGAATTCCTGAAATCGGCGGCGCGGGACCCCCAGGTGACCCACATCACCCACACCATGTACCGGACCAGCAAAGAGTCTCCCATCATGGAAGCGCTCAAGGAAGGGGTGCGCCGAGGAAAAAAAGTGACCGCCTATATCGAAATCAAAGCCCGCTTCGATGAACTCAACAATGTGCGTTGGGCCAAAGAGCTGAGGCAAGCCGGCGTCAAAGTGATCCGCCCTCTCGCCGGCTACAAAGTGCATTGCAAAATGACCCAAGTGGTTCGTCACGAAGACGGCCAAGACGTGTCATACCTGCATTTGGGAACCGGAAATTATCACCCAGGAACCGCGAAACAATACACGGATCTGGGGCTTTTAACCTGCAACCCCGAATTGGGGAAAGAGATCAAATATTATTTTCAGGGCATGACGGCGCGGCAAACCAAAATGAATTTCAACGTGATCATGGCCGCCCCGGGGAACCTTCACCACGGGTTTGTGAAACTCATCAAGGCCGAAACCGAAATTCAACGAAACGGCGGAAAAGGGCACATCATCGCCAAAATGAATTCGCTGGTGGACCCGAACATCATCGAAGCGCTTTATGAAGCGTCTCAAGCCGGAGTCAAAATTGAATTGTTGGTGAGAGGCATCTGTTGCTTGCGTCCCGGCATCAAGGGAATGAGCGATAACATCAAAGTGGTGAGCGTGGTGGACCGTTTTCTCGAACACAGCCGCGTGTTCTATTTCCGCGCCGATGGGGCCAAAAAGATTTATCTCTCCAGCGCGGACTGGATGCCCCGAAATTTTTACGCCCGCTACGAAGTGGCCTTTCCCATCAAAGACGCCATTTTGAAAAAATATATTCGGGAGGTCATACTCGCCAACAGCCTGGCTGACAACGACCGCGCCTGGCTTCTACTGCCGGACGGGCAATACAAACGCGTGACGCCCTCCTCTTCAGGGAAAACGGTCCGATCGCAATTTCTGTTCGAAGACCTGGCTCGAAACCGCTACAAAGGCACCATCCTTCAAGGACGATCGTAG